A DNA window from Halorubrum sp. DM2 contains the following coding sequences:
- the hflX gene encoding GTPase HflX, with amino-acid sequence MTGGAAGADADADPSAEGRRAVVAKRVDAGEADLTEISQLAAAAGYDVVGELTQTRTEDAAFMFGEGKVAELRDLVRRTDAGSVIIDNDVGPYQTFNIGGKLADGVEVVDRFTLILEIFGQRANTRKAQLQVELAELRYELPRAEAKASLAKRDERPGFMGLGEYDESVERDIKRQISEIRDELDSIAEKEEARREQRRDSGFDLVALAGYTNAGKSTLMRRLAAEIDVDENAERHPDLDTTAESQDMLFTTLGTTTRRAEMEKRDVLLTDTVGFIADLPHWLVESFESTLDSVYRADLVLLVVDASESVEAMREKLVTSHDTLYERNEAPVVTVFNKIDRLRPGELADKRAALSGVAPDPIGVSAKTGAGVAELRDRVEDELPDWERERLVLPVSDDAMSLVSWVHDHGHVEEETYAADQVTVDFEAKPSIVARARAKAAEITARPTEESV; translated from the coding sequence ATGACCGGAGGCGCTGCGGGCGCGGACGCCGACGCCGATCCGAGCGCCGAGGGACGCCGCGCAGTCGTCGCCAAGCGCGTCGACGCCGGGGAGGCCGACCTGACCGAGATCAGCCAGCTCGCGGCCGCGGCCGGCTACGACGTAGTCGGGGAACTCACCCAGACCCGCACGGAGGACGCCGCGTTCATGTTCGGCGAGGGGAAGGTCGCGGAGCTCCGGGACCTCGTCCGTCGCACCGACGCCGGGTCGGTGATCATCGACAACGACGTGGGGCCGTACCAGACGTTCAACATCGGCGGGAAGCTCGCCGATGGCGTCGAGGTCGTCGACCGGTTCACGCTCATCCTCGAGATCTTCGGCCAGCGCGCCAACACGCGGAAGGCGCAGCTACAGGTCGAACTCGCGGAGCTGCGGTACGAGCTCCCCCGCGCCGAGGCGAAGGCGAGCCTCGCCAAGCGCGACGAGCGGCCGGGATTCATGGGGCTCGGCGAGTACGACGAGAGCGTCGAGCGCGACATCAAACGCCAGATATCCGAGATCCGCGACGAGCTGGACTCGATCGCCGAAAAGGAGGAGGCGCGCCGCGAGCAGCGCCGCGACTCCGGGTTCGATCTGGTCGCGCTCGCGGGCTACACCAACGCCGGGAAGTCGACGCTGATGCGCCGGCTCGCGGCCGAGATCGACGTCGACGAGAACGCCGAGCGCCACCCGGACCTCGACACGACCGCCGAGTCGCAGGACATGCTGTTCACGACGCTCGGCACCACCACTCGGCGGGCCGAGATGGAGAAGCGAGACGTCCTGCTTACCGACACGGTCGGGTTCATCGCGGATCTCCCCCACTGGCTCGTGGAGTCGTTCGAGTCGACGCTCGACTCCGTCTACCGCGCCGACCTCGTCCTCCTCGTCGTCGACGCCAGCGAGTCCGTCGAGGCGATGCGCGAGAAGCTCGTCACGAGCCACGACACCCTCTACGAGCGCAACGAGGCCCCCGTCGTCACCGTGTTCAACAAGATCGACCGGCTTCGGCCGGGCGAACTCGCGGACAAGCGCGCCGCGCTCTCGGGCGTGGCACCGGACCCGATCGGCGTCTCGGCGAAGACGGGGGCGGGCGTGGCAGAACTCCGCGACCGCGTCGAGGACGAACTCCCTGACTGGGAGCGCGAGCGACTCGTCTTACCCGTCTCGGACGACGCGATGAGCCTCGTCTCGTGGGTCCACGACCACGGGCACGTCGAGGAGGAGACGTACGCGGCCGACCAGGTGACCGTCGACTTCGAGGCGAAGCCGTCGATCGTCGCCCGCGCCCGGGCGAAGGCGGCCGAGATCACGGCGCGACCGACCGAGGAGTCGGTCTGA
- the acs gene encoding acetate--CoA ligase, with protein MDESGGHGRLVDGDEDVVPPPADFRERAAASDPAVYERFDREGPEAWREAADLLTWDREYDTVLDDSEPPFYEWFPDGRLNAAANCVDRHLDERGNQLAIRWFGKRGERRSYTYLDLHREVNALAAGLRDLGVEEDDVVTLYLPMIPELPIAMLACARIGAPHNVVFAGLSAEALATRIDAADSEYLITCDGYYRREDAFNQKSKADNARIRAEGDLSAAVVVDRLGDELSVSLGDDEREYDALVDAHDGETIEPVARDATDLLFVMYTSGTTGRPKGVEHATGGYLAHVAWTTRKVLDVRPEDTYWCAADIGWITGHSYGVYGPLATGTTTVLYEGSPDYPDRDRVWDLIERNAVSVFYTSPTAIRSFMKWGAEYPDSHDLSSIRLLGTVGESITPKAWRWYREHVGGGEAPIVDTWWQTETGAIALATLPGVTPMKPGKVGPPLPGIDARVVDEDGDPVDPGESGYLTLASPWPGMLRGLREGDERYLREYWLNGEDGWRYRTGDGAAVDEDGYVTILGRVDDVINVRAQRFNTGELEAAIVDAEGVTEAAVVGDDDGRIVAYVTTKSGVEPDETLRDAIADRLASAVGDVARPDRIVFTPELPKTRSGKIMRRLLEDIARGEEFGDVSALRNPEVVGEIESTVRNESN; from the coding sequence ATGGACGAATCCGGGGGCCACGGTCGGCTCGTCGACGGCGACGAGGACGTCGTCCCGCCGCCGGCCGACTTTCGGGAGCGAGCGGCCGCGAGCGACCCCGCGGTGTACGAGCGGTTCGACCGGGAGGGACCGGAGGCGTGGCGCGAGGCGGCCGACCTGTTGACGTGGGACCGCGAGTACGACACCGTCCTCGACGACTCCGAGCCGCCGTTCTACGAGTGGTTCCCCGACGGGCGGCTCAACGCCGCGGCGAACTGCGTCGACCGTCACCTCGACGAGCGCGGGAACCAGCTCGCGATCCGCTGGTTCGGCAAGCGCGGCGAGCGCCGGTCGTACACCTACCTCGACCTCCACCGCGAGGTGAACGCGCTCGCGGCCGGGCTCCGCGACCTCGGCGTCGAGGAGGACGACGTCGTCACGCTCTACCTGCCGATGATCCCGGAGCTGCCGATCGCGATGCTGGCGTGCGCGCGCATCGGCGCGCCCCACAACGTCGTCTTCGCGGGGCTGTCCGCGGAGGCGCTCGCGACCCGGATCGACGCGGCCGACTCCGAGTACCTGATCACCTGCGACGGCTACTACCGCCGGGAGGACGCGTTCAACCAGAAGTCGAAGGCGGACAACGCCCGCATCCGCGCCGAGGGGGACCTGTCGGCGGCGGTCGTCGTCGACCGCCTCGGCGACGAGCTCTCCGTCTCGCTGGGGGACGACGAGCGCGAGTACGACGCGCTCGTCGACGCCCACGACGGGGAGACGATCGAGCCGGTCGCCCGCGACGCGACGGACCTCCTCTTCGTGATGTACACCTCCGGGACGACCGGGCGGCCGAAGGGTGTCGAACACGCGACGGGCGGCTACCTCGCGCACGTCGCGTGGACGACGCGGAAGGTCTTGGACGTGCGGCCCGAGGACACCTACTGGTGTGCCGCCGACATCGGCTGGATCACCGGTCACTCCTACGGCGTCTACGGCCCGCTCGCGACGGGGACGACGACGGTGCTGTACGAGGGGTCGCCCGACTACCCGGACCGCGACCGCGTCTGGGACCTGATCGAGCGCAACGCGGTGAGCGTCTTTTACACCTCGCCGACCGCGATCCGCTCGTTCATGAAGTGGGGTGCGGAGTACCCCGACTCCCACGACCTCTCGTCGATCCGGCTGCTCGGGACGGTCGGCGAGTCGATCACGCCGAAGGCGTGGCGCTGGTACCGCGAACACGTCGGCGGGGGCGAGGCACCGATCGTCGACACGTGGTGGCAGACCGAGACCGGCGCGATAGCGCTCGCCACGCTCCCGGGCGTCACGCCGATGAAACCCGGAAAAGTCGGGCCGCCGCTGCCGGGCATCGACGCCCGCGTCGTCGACGAGGACGGCGATCCGGTCGACCCCGGCGAGTCCGGCTATCTAACGCTCGCGTCGCCGTGGCCCGGCATGCTGCGCGGGCTCCGCGAGGGCGACGAGCGCTACCTGCGGGAGTACTGGCTGAACGGCGAGGACGGCTGGCGCTACCGCACCGGCGACGGCGCGGCCGTCGACGAGGACGGCTACGTCACGATCCTCGGGCGCGTCGACGACGTGATCAACGTCCGCGCCCAGCGGTTCAACACCGGCGAGCTGGAGGCGGCCATCGTCGACGCCGAGGGCGTGACCGAGGCCGCGGTCGTCGGCGACGACGACGGGCGGATCGTCGCGTACGTGACGACGAAGAGCGGCGTCGAGCCGGACGAGACCCTCCGCGACGCCATCGCGGACCGACTGGCCAGTGCCGTCGGCGACGTGGCTCGCCCCGACCGGATCGTGTTCACCCCCGAACTCCCGAAGACGCGCTCCGGGAAGATCATGCGACGCCTGTTGGAGGACATCGCCCGCGGCGAGGAGTTCGGCGACGTGAGCGCCCTCCGCAACCCCGAAGTCGTGGGCGAGATCGAGTCGACCGTCCGAAACGAGAGTAATTGA
- a CDS encoding DUF2061 domain-containing protein: MNLGVFSRDAVNARRRAVVKTLCYRALMVTITVVVAWLVVGDVGQAASIGLVTNAVKTLTYYGYERLWDHVSWGVGVSG, from the coding sequence ATGAACCTCGGTGTGTTCTCGCGGGACGCGGTCAACGCGCGACGCCGTGCGGTCGTCAAGACCCTCTGTTACCGGGCCTTGATGGTGACTATCACCGTCGTCGTCGCGTGGCTCGTCGTCGGCGACGTCGGACAAGCGGCGAGTATCGGCCTCGTGACCAACGCCGTAAAGACGCTCACTTACTACGGCTACGAGCGCCTGTGGGACCACGTGTCGTGGGGCGTCGGCGTGTCGGGCTGA